ATCAACAAAAGCTTGTTCTATATTTTGAGAATGCATTTGATTGCTTTTATCATAGATAGCTTCTAATTGCTCAACATTTTTATAAAAATCTGATTGTAGATCTTTTTTAGTCGAAAAGTTACCATCATTAATATGATCATTCAAATTTTTAGGTACTTCATTGTTGATTTTAGCAACCTCAAAAGCAATTTTTTCTGCTTTAGCCGAGTGGTTTATTATCCATCTAGCTGCTTGCTCCTTGCTTCTTATTTCAGGATTTTGAGCAATAATTTCATTTAATACAAGTTCATTAATGTTACGATCAATAGTGGCAGAGTTTTGGAATACATAGTTCATACTATGAGTCAGTTGCTCCATTTCTTGTTTAGTTTTAGCTATTTCTTGCCCAACAGATTGTTGCTCAGAAAGGTTAGCACTAAGATTTTCACTTAATGACTTCACCTCACTATTTGTACTACTAAATTTTCCTTCTTGAACTGCGCTTTGAATTTTTGATAATGCTTCACTATGTGATTGTTGTTGATTTGCTGATTTTCCTTGGGTTTCTTCGTCAGCATTTCCTCCTAAAACTCTACTATTAACTCCCCACACCCCACCTCCAGCACTAGTACTAGTACCACTACTTTTACTGTGGCTACTACCTGTATGCTGACTGAAAGACTCACTATCGGAACTTACCTTTTGCAGAGCTTGGTATTCGCTCTCAGTTAGACCTATATACAGAGCTTCATCATGAGTTAACTTTTCAGCTATTTCCATGGCCATGGAGTTTCCTGTTGAAATAAGATTGGCCTCTTTTTGTGTCAGTGAATTAAGCCTGCTCTGAGAACTCACAAACTGGTTTTGATATCCAGTTTGTAGCAGTGCAGAAGAGCGGAAGTTTGTTTCCAATGAATGTACAGTTTGAATTACAAATTGCTCGCCATTATTTCCAGTAATGATTTTGTAGCTACCATAATCGATAATATTATCAGCCATATGTAATAAAGGAGCTAGGTTTTGTTGAGAAATAGTTCTATTGCCTATGCTGTAATTATCCATACTCAAGTTATTGTCGACTATATTACTTCCTAAGCTGCTAGCAACTTGTATAGGAGAGAATTGGCTGGCTAAGTTAGCTGTAGCATGAGCGCAAGCTTTTATCACTGACCAAGAAAGCATTGGTATTGATGATGCAAGCATTTGAAACGTCGCATAGCTATATAAAATCATCTCTGCAAAGCTTCCTTGCGATAGCATATTCAGACCATAATCACTACCGAAAGCTCCAGATTTACTGGATAAGCTGATCATTCCTAGACAATGGATTATTGTAAAAAATACTGGCCAGCTGCTGACCCATATTATTAATAGAATCCATGTTTTGAGTATGTTGTAACCACCAGGCAGTAAGCCCATTGGAAATACAATAAAGATCATTGAAACTACTAATGCAAAAAAAACAGATTGTAAAATAGGCATCATGTGAGCAGCCATTTCCCCAGCGACTAGATACGAAAATGATTGTTGAAAGAGCCCTCTGATTGCATGCATACTCACCAGATTAGGATAAATTCGTGATAATGAAAACTTCTCACGCCAGTCATCATATGACTCACGATTAGCATTAAGTAGCATAGCTTGCTTCATCCATTCATGAATGTCTTGTTGCTCTCTCTGTAAATATTTTAGTGTGTCGCCAGTCATGACTTTTAGTCTTTGACTTAACATGCTTGACTGATCAGATTGAACTCCAATCGCTGCTGCGAACTTTGTTAGAAGCCCTTCATTTAATTCTTTATGAATTGCTGCTTTAATCAATGGAGTAGCTTGTCTGCATGTCTTGAAACTAATACCTAAATTACTAGGCTCACGATAATAAATACCGAAATTATTAGGTATATTCTGCTCGATAAATCCTATAATGTCATTAGTTTGTTGAGCAGCTGCTTTTTTGCCTAGAATATTACCTATGATGTAAGGCTTCATAAAGCATTGTCTAAGAAATTCCTTAGTATTAGTTAAAGTTACTGGATCATGTATTTGCACATCTCGAATCTTAGCTACAGCCTTAGCTCCAAACATAATACCAGTTTTTCTGCTTGATAGTCCTTCATAAGCCGGTAAAAGATGATTTTCCAACATTTTGGACACAAAGTAACTCGTTTGCGATGAAAGAGAAGCAAACATTGCAATACCTATCGGAATATTATCAACTTTTACTGGTGCACTCATTGATACCTCATCCTTGAGCCAAACAGTAGCTTTGGGGGCAAATAACAGCGTAAAAATAAATATCGATGGAAAGAACCACTCCATAGCAAAGATGCCGATATTTCCTCTAAAAATAGCCCTAGTAGCAGCCCATATGCCGCCAATAGTCAAGGCTAAGTGGCCTACTGGAGTGAAGTATTCGCTATTTGAAGCAAAGACTCTGCCTATGCCGTTAAACACATGCCATAACAGATCTCCACCACCAAATGTGTATATTACGTAATCCATTAACTTTTCTCCTTCGCTATTAAATGCTGCTCTATTAATCTAGCCCTTTTATCTATTCGACTTGCATCTGTTTGTAGGCTAGTCCATTTCTCATTTGCAAAAAGTTGTACCCGATTCAATTCCTTCAAATATCTTTCTAAATGTTCATTCGAAACTTGCTTAGCACCTAGTGAAGTAACGGCTCTACGTATTTCGGTGATTACTTCCTTCAAATGCTGAACTAATGTATAGCTAGCTATTAATTCTGATGAGCTATCTAAAATTGTGACTCCAGAAATATATTCTAATATGATATAATCATAAATCGGAAATATATCTCCAATCGAAGATAAAAAGGCTATTTCATGGTTACTAAATTCAGTATTATGATCAAACTTATTTTTTAGATTAGTAAATTGTTGTTTAGCTTTACCTGCATAAGACTGCTCTGGTGATATTGTGATATTTCGTCGCAAGCGTTGAATGCAAGCAACTGACATTATCACAACTGTAAATCGAGGCTGATTCTCCGCCTTTTAAATGACTAATCCAACTTTTTTCATCCTGAGCTAATGAGTCATAAAAGTGTACATTATTGTTTGTAACCACGATAGTGCCAGTCATAGACATGATTGAATCATGCATATTTGATGGTATTCCAACCTTTGCTGCTGCTTTAGTGAAGATGTTATAATCATCAAGCATTAACTCTGAATCCTTGTTTTGTGCTTGTCGTAGAGCTTGTTTTTGATCTAAATAATTACGACATTTTTTACCAGCGGCAAAATAATCAAACCCGCTTTGTGACTGTATATCACGGCAAACAGCTTCTCTCATAGCCCAGTTCTTTGGTAAAGCTGTAGCAAATAATGCTTTTGTTAATTCACAATCTCCTTTGGCAAATTGATTCATCTCCATTGCTAGATTACGCAAGTCCTTAAGAGCATTTTCGATCTGTGGAGCAAATGTTTTTAATCCTAATGAAAATGCATAAACTTTAGCTTGAGAACCAATGTTTTTCATTAGTTGAACTAATTCTTCTCCAGAAATAACAGAGAAGCTACCAAGATAGGCGTCAATACCGCTACAGCTCATGTTTAAAGATGGTGGAGTTATAGCAAATGGCTGAAATGATGTTTGGCTTGTTCTGGCAGATAATCCGCCAGCTGCATAATATCCAGCCGCTTGATCTTGATATGATCCAGATCTAGTAACATTAACACTCATTCCTTGAAATACGTTTTCGATATTCCAAGCCAGTGACACTGGAGCTTGTAGCGAAAATAATGCTGCAATAACATAAACTCTAATTCTGATGCTCATCTAGTCTCCAATTTATGATAATATCTATCTATTGCTAGAATATTGTCGATAATTTTATTCTCAGAGATTATGCTTCTAGCTACTGAATATATTTTTTTACCATCGCTAGCTACTAGATATAACACAGGTACAATATGCTTAGGGTTTAGTTTATTTAGCAACTCATTATTCTTACTGACAGCTAGCAACTGAAATGCATATTTATTAGCAAAGCCCTGAACAATAGAGGCATAAAGGCCTTACAGAGCAAGCAATCTTCTTTAACTTGCAGAATCAAGCCCCAGTTTTTAGCAATGTTTTTGAGTTTTAAGTCGTTTTTCTGCTCTGATTTTTCTTGATATAGCTTTCTATGTAAGCTATTAGATGGCTCATGAGCATTAATCAGTTGATAATCAAGTAGAGTAGCTAATTGCCACATAGTAGCAAACTTATGCGCCTTCTCCATGATTTGCTTCTGCAATCTTTGGGCTGTAATTACATTTTCGAGCGTTGGATTATCAAGCGCTATACGCTGAGCTCGATTAAATTGCTCCTTTAATTCCTCGATTCTATGGTCATGAGCTCTCCGCATCAATTTAGAAGTAGAGTCATCAAGCTCATGACCATGTTTATCATTGTACCATAAAAACCCTGTTGGCAAAGAGTTAGCAGTAGCTAATTCTATCGATAAGTAATTAAGTAGCCCCATAATTAGCATTATTGCTAATGGATTCATTATTGCATTATTTTTATATCTATCTAAAATGAAGTTTACTCAAAGAAGAGAAGCATGACACAATCAAAGATTGCTGAAATGCTTCAACTATAGTTATTATCTTATTTGTGATAATACTAGTTACTACAAATCTAAGAACATAACAAATCAAAACAAAGCAACTAAAAATAGATGTCGTCAAATCTTAAATCATTTCATGAATACTGTCCTCTCCCAACGGTACTTTACGTTCTTCGTTAAGCTGTTGAAATGCTCCAAAATCATCATCATCCAATGTGTCTAATATCTGCTCAGTTATGTTGATAGGTAACTCACGCCACTTTTCCAAAAATTTATCAGCATCGGTTTTTGCTGAATCGGGTTTTAATTTTAATATCTGCTCCTTATTTTCCGCTATTATTACCAGCGAGTTATTTGCGACCTTTATTTGCCCTTCCCTCCATAATAGCCTTTTCTCTTGCAAGTGCTCTGCGATTTTATGCTGATCATGTTCAATAGCTAAAGCTAAATCTAAAACTGTATAACCGTCTTTATTTTTCAAATTAAAATTAACATTATTACTTGACAAACTCTTTATTAACTCTGTTGAGCGATATGAAATAGCTACATTACTATTCTTTCTTAGGTATTCTTCATATCTTACATGTAAATCTTTAGGATGATATAAAATAGCCAAATGTAAAGCAGTTTGACCATCATTATTTTGTATGTTTGTATCTACTCCTCTATTCAACAGCATATCTGCTGTATCTATAAATCGCTTGTCATAATCATCTAAATCACGCTCGTAAGAAAGAACAGTACTAAGAAGATTAGTAGGAAATTTTTCAAAGCTATACTTAGCAATTAAATGTAAAAGAGTTTGACCATCATTATCTTGTGAATTTATCATATTAGGATATGTATATATATCTAAATCTAACAAAAACTGTACTACATCTTTGAAGCCATTTCCAGCAGCTAAATGTATTGGAAATTTCCCGCTCTTATCTTTTATATGAATATTAGCATTCCTATTACACAAAAACTCTACTAGATCTTTGCTGCCACTTCGAGCAGCATAGTGTAAAAGAGTTTTACCATAATCATCTTGTAAATTAATATTAGCTACACTATTAGGCAGAATCTGCATTATTATATCATTATCATTATCATTCATACCATGGCAAGCAGCGACATGTAGAGGAGTCCTACCATCCCTATTT
This genomic interval from Orientia tsutsugamushi contains the following:
- a CDS encoding conjugal transfer protein TraH — its product is MSIRIRVYVIAALFSLQAPVSLAWNIENVFQGMSVNVTRSGSYQDQAAGYYAAGGLSARTSQTSFQPFAITPPSLNMSCSGIDAYLGSFSVISGEELVQLMKNIGSQAKVYAFSLGLKTFAPQIENALKDLRNLAMEMNQFAKGDCELTKALFATALPKNWAMREAVCRDIQSQSGFDYFAAGKKCRNYLDQKQALRQAQNKDSELMLDDYNIFTKAAAKVGIPSNMHDSIMSMTGTIVVTNNNVHFYDSLAQDEKSWISHLKGGESASIYSCDNVSCLHSTLATKYHNITRAVLCR
- a CDS encoding ankyrin repeat domain-containing protein, producing MNNNDLLLEFRYASAVGNVERVKQILAQYNAGDIINALYGIGFDLHEAIRNDDINLVRLMLDSGADPNEQTVYGATPLHIAIWYNRVDMIYLLLDKNANINAQNRDGRTPLHVAACHGMNDNDNDIIMQILPNSVANINLQDDYGKTLLHYAARSGSKDLVEFLCNRNANIHIKDKSGKFPIHLAAGNGFKDVVQFLLDLDIYTYPNMINSQDNDGQTLLHLIAKYSFEKFPTNLLSTVLSYERDLDDYDKRFIDTADMLLNRGVDTNIQNNDGQTALHLAILYHPKDLHVRYEEYLRKNSNVAISYRSTELIKSLSSNNVNFNLKNKDGYTVLDLALAIEHDQHKIAEHLQEKRLLWREGQIKVANNSLVIIAENKEQILKLKPDSAKTDADKFLEKWRELPINITEQILDTLDDDDFGAFQQLNEERKVPLGEDSIHEMI
- a CDS encoding conjugal transfer protein TraG N-terminal domain-containing protein; the protein is MDYVIYTFGGGDLLWHVFNGIGRVFASNSEYFTPVGHLALTIGGIWAATRAIFRGNIGIFAMEWFFPSIFIFTLLFAPKATVWLKDEVSMSAPVKVDNIPIGIAMFASLSSQTSYFVSKMLENHLLPAYEGLSSRKTGIMFGAKAVAKIRDVQIHDPVTLTNTKEFLRQCFMKPYIIGNILGKKAAAQQTNDIIGFIEQNIPNNFGIYYREPSNLGISFKTCRQATPLIKAAIHKELNEGLLTKFAAAIGVQSDQSSMLSQRLKVMTGDTLKYLQREQQDIHEWMKQAMLLNANRESYDDWREKFSLSRIYPNLVSMHAIRGLFQQSFSYLVAGEMAAHMMPILQSVFFALVVSMIFIVFPMGLLPGGYNILKTWILLIIWVSSWPVFFTIIHCLGMISLSSKSGAFGSDYGLNMLSQGSFAEMILYSYATFQMLASSIPMLSWSVIKACAHATANLASQFSPIQVASSLGSNIVDNNLSMDNYSIGNRTISQQNLAPLLHMADNIIDYGSYKIITGNNGEQFVIQTVHSLETNFRSSALLQTGYQNQFVSSQSRLNSLTQKEANLISTGNSMAMEIAEKLTHDEALYIGLTESEYQALQKVSSDSESFSQHTGSSHSKSSGTSTSAGGGVWGVNSRVLGGNADEETQGKSANQQQSHSEALSKIQSAVQEGKFSSTNSEVKSLSENLSANLSEQQSVGQEIAKTKQEMEQLTHSMNYVFQNSATIDRNINELVLNEIIAQNPEIRSKEQAARWIINHSAKAEKIAFEVAKINNEVPKNLNDHINDGNFSTKKDLQSDFYKNVEQLEAIYDKSNQMHSQNIEQAFVDNEKIENLNQISDSIKDKTQKIQKKFSDTTDSTILRAGKQALENFGITNKDKS
- a CDS encoding conjugal transfer protein TraH, producing MRRNITISPEQSYAGKAKQQFTNLKNKFDHNTEFSNHEIAFLSSIGDIFPIYDYIILEYISGVTILDSSSELIASYTLVQHLKEVITEIRRAVTSLGAKQVSNEHLERYLKELNRVQLFANEKWTSLQTDASRIDKRARLIEQHLIAKEKS